From Weissella confusa, a single genomic window includes:
- the rfbD gene encoding dTDP-4-dehydrorhamnose reductase has product MKYLVVGANGQLGQELVKLLRERQEQFVAFDSRGLDITNRSLVFEVFETEKPDVILDAAAYTAVDAAEDEGKELNWSVNADGSKNLADAAKFIGAKLVFVSTDYVFSGAKKGMYLESDPVEPKNEYGKAKLAGERAIQASGVQYYVVRTSWVFGEFGNNFVHTMQKLGKKLEKLTVVDDQKGRPTWTRTLAEFMMHLIKVDAEQGVYNLSNDGEASWYEFAKEILRDEEVDIEPVSSNEFPTKAYRPANSVLHLGKAKSTGFEIPSWQDALHMFEASDHQG; this is encoded by the coding sequence ATGAAATATCTAGTAGTAGGTGCAAACGGGCAACTTGGTCAAGAGTTAGTGAAGCTGTTACGTGAGCGTCAGGAACAATTCGTTGCTTTTGATTCGCGTGGTTTAGATATAACTAATCGTAGCCTTGTTTTTGAAGTATTTGAAACAGAAAAACCAGATGTCATTTTAGACGCGGCGGCCTATACCGCGGTCGATGCGGCAGAAGATGAAGGCAAGGAATTGAATTGGTCTGTAAATGCAGATGGTTCAAAGAATTTAGCTGATGCGGCGAAGTTTATTGGCGCTAAATTAGTGTTTGTTTCAACTGATTACGTGTTTAGTGGTGCTAAGAAAGGCATGTATCTAGAAAGTGACCCAGTTGAACCAAAGAATGAATATGGCAAGGCTAAGTTGGCGGGTGAACGTGCTATACAAGCTAGTGGGGTACAGTACTACGTTGTGCGTACATCCTGGGTCTTCGGCGAGTTTGGCAACAATTTTGTGCACACAATGCAAAAGTTGGGGAAAAAACTCGAGAAACTAACGGTTGTGGATGACCAAAAAGGACGACCAACATGGACTCGTACTTTGGCCGAATTTATGATGCACTTGATTAAAGTTGATGCAGAACAAGGTGTTTATAACTTAAGTAACGATGGTGAAGCCTCTTGGTATGAATTTGCCAAAGAAATATTACGTGATGAAGAGGTTGATATCGAGCCTGTTTCGTCAAACGAATTTCCGACTAAAGCCTATCGTCCTGCAAACTCTGTATTGCATTTGGGTAAGGCGAAATCTACGGGATTTGAAATTCCAAGCTGGCAAGATGCTTTGCACATGTTTGAAGCGAGCGACCACCAGGGATAG
- the rfbB gene encoding dTDP-glucose 4,6-dehydratase, whose product MSQYKHILVTGGAGFIGANFVRYVVDEHPDVFVTVLDKLTYAGNEANLAGLPESRVKLVVGDIADAELVDSLAKDADAIIHYAAESHNDNSLKDPSPFIQTNLIGTYTLIEAARKYDIRFHHVSTDEVYGDLPLREDLPGHGEGEGEKFTPTTRYNPSSPYSSTKAGSDLLVRAWVRSFGLKATISNTSNNYGPYQHIEKFIPRQVTNVLSDIKPKLYGSGKNVRDWIHTYDHATGVWAILEKGRIGETYLLGADGEKDNLTVLKMILKDMGKAEDDFDFVQDRAGHDLRYAIDATKTRTELSWAPKYTNFDEGLAATIAWYRDNESWWAGEKAEVEAKYAQNNQ is encoded by the coding sequence ATGTCACAATACAAGCATATCTTAGTTACTGGTGGTGCCGGATTTATTGGTGCCAATTTTGTTCGTTACGTAGTAGATGAGCACCCGGACGTTTTTGTTACTGTTTTGGATAAGCTGACTTATGCAGGTAACGAAGCTAACCTTGCCGGATTGCCTGAAAGTCGTGTCAAGTTAGTGGTTGGCGATATTGCAGATGCTGAATTGGTCGATTCACTTGCCAAGGACGCTGACGCCATTATTCACTATGCAGCAGAGAGTCACAATGACAACTCATTGAAGGATCCATCACCATTTATTCAAACTAATTTGATTGGTACGTATACTCTGATTGAGGCGGCACGTAAGTACGACATTCGTTTCCACCACGTATCAACAGATGAAGTATACGGTGATTTGCCTCTTCGTGAGGATTTGCCAGGGCATGGCGAAGGGGAAGGTGAGAAGTTTACACCAACGACTCGCTATAATCCATCGTCACCTTATTCGTCAACAAAGGCTGGATCGGATTTGCTCGTTCGTGCCTGGGTTCGTTCTTTCGGATTGAAGGCTACAATTTCAAACACGTCAAACAACTATGGACCTTACCAACACATTGAAAAGTTTATTCCACGACAAGTCACGAACGTTTTGAGTGACATTAAGCCAAAACTTTATGGAAGTGGCAAGAACGTTCGTGATTGGATTCACACTTATGATCACGCTACTGGTGTTTGGGCTATTTTGGAAAAGGGTCGTATTGGTGAAACGTACTTGCTTGGTGCTGACGGTGAAAAAGATAACTTGACTGTCTTGAAGATGATTCTTAAGGACATGGGCAAGGCTGAAGATGATTTTGATTTCGTTCAAGATCGTGCAGGTCACGATTTGCGCTATGCAATTGACGCTACTAAAACACGCACAGAGCTTAGTTGGGCGCCAAAGTATACAAACTTCGACGAAGGGCTTGCTGCCACTATCGCTTGGTATCGGGATAACGAATCTTGGTGGGCTGGTGAAAAAGCTGAAGTCGAAGCAAAATATGCTCAAAATAATCAATAA
- the rfbC gene encoding dTDP-4-dehydrorhamnose 3,5-epimerase, translated as MAIKIIPTKLQDVKLVETEVFGDHRGFFTETYTRNKFEEAGINFDFNQDNQSLSTQPGVLRGMHYQLAPYTQTKIVRVVTGAVYDVLVDMRKGSPTYGEWEGYILSEYNHRQLLVPRGFAHGFVTLTPNVNFAYKVDGYYEPKADRGIAFDDPEIGIKWPMSVDHLVMSDKDKAHPSLAEAENNFIYGEI; from the coding sequence ATGGCAATTAAGATTATTCCTACAAAGTTGCAGGACGTTAAGCTTGTTGAAACAGAAGTGTTTGGTGATCACCGTGGCTTCTTTACGGAGACTTACACACGTAACAAGTTTGAAGAAGCCGGAATCAACTTTGATTTTAATCAAGACAATCAATCATTGTCTACACAACCTGGTGTGCTCCGAGGAATGCACTACCAACTAGCTCCTTATACACAAACAAAGATTGTTCGTGTTGTAACTGGTGCGGTGTATGACGTATTGGTTGATATGCGTAAGGGATCACCTACCTATGGGGAATGGGAAGGTTACATTTTGAGTGAGTATAACCACCGCCAATTGTTGGTACCACGCGGGTTCGCACACGGGTTTGTGACATTAACGCCAAACGTAAACTTTGCATATAAGGTGGATGGATACTACGAGCCAAAGGCAGATCGTGGTATTGCGTTTGACGATCCAGAAATCGGTATCAAGTGGCCAATGTCAGTTGATCATTTGGTGATGTCTGACAAGGACAAGGCACACCCCTCATTGGCAGAAGCAGAAAACAACTTTATTTACGGAGAAATTTAA
- the rfbA gene encoding glucose-1-phosphate thymidylyltransferase RfbA — MKGIILAGGSGTRLYPITKATSKQLVPIYDKPMIYYPMSVLMLAGIKEVLIISTDEFINQFEELFGNGHELGLKIEYKVQPAPNGLAEAFILGEEFIGGDSVALVLGDNIYYGAGLSNILQEAASKKTGATVFGYQVHDPERFGVVEFDENNKAISIVEKPEHPKSDYAVTGLYFYDNDVVQIAKSIEPSPRGELEISDVNAKYLERGDLDVQVMGRGFAWLDTGTHDSLLEASSYVATIQKQQNLKVASLEEIAYRMGYISVEQLEKLAQPLKKNDYGQYLLRIVEEDKKNGN; from the coding sequence TTGAAAGGAATTATTTTAGCCGGTGGGTCCGGCACACGTCTGTATCCAATTACTAAAGCAACCAGTAAGCAATTGGTTCCTATTTATGATAAGCCAATGATTTACTATCCAATGTCTGTTTTGATGTTGGCAGGGATTAAAGAAGTTTTGATTATTTCTACTGATGAGTTTATCAACCAATTTGAAGAGCTGTTTGGAAATGGTCACGAATTGGGCTTGAAAATTGAATACAAAGTGCAACCAGCTCCTAATGGATTGGCCGAAGCTTTTATTCTTGGTGAAGAATTTATTGGCGGTGACTCTGTTGCCTTAGTTTTGGGCGATAACATCTATTACGGTGCGGGCTTGTCTAATATTTTGCAAGAGGCTGCATCAAAGAAAACGGGAGCAACTGTATTTGGATACCAAGTTCATGATCCAGAACGATTTGGAGTTGTTGAGTTTGATGAGAATAATAAAGCAATTTCTATTGTTGAGAAGCCTGAGCACCCTAAGAGTGACTATGCAGTTACAGGTTTGTATTTCTACGATAATGATGTTGTTCAGATTGCAAAGTCTATCGAGCCATCACCTCGTGGAGAACTTGAAATTTCAGATGTGAATGCGAAGTATTTGGAACGCGGTGATTTGGATGTACAAGTTATGGGACGTGGGTTTGCTTGGCTAGATACCGGTACACACGATTCACTTCTTGAGGCGTCAAGCTACGTAGCTACAATTCAGAAACAACAAAATTTGAAGGTAGCTTCACTTGAAGAAATCGCATACCGAATGGGGTACATTTCAGTTGAACAACTAGAAAAGTTAGCACAACCACTTAAGAAAAATGATTATGGACAATACTTACTTCGTATTGTCGAGGAGGATAAGAAAAATGGCAATTAA
- a CDS encoding CpsD/CapB family tyrosine-protein kinase, producing the protein MSFNFLKKKHVVNSETQDNGARLVTFVEPKHVISEQFRTLRTNIEFAGAALDKLQVVMFTSAEMSDGKTTVSSNVAVTWAQAGKNVLYVDADLRRPTAHSTFDLLNTRGLTTILASNAQPKDTVQKTFVENLEVLTSGPVPPNPAELLSSARMASLVEWMRNNYDVVVLDVPPVMAVTDAHVLMPLVDGAILVTTFGKTLKVNLQRTVETLRLTDTKILGIVQRVRGGKNDAGYGYGYGYGYGYGYGYGYGYGHVESN; encoded by the coding sequence ATGAGTTTTAATTTTTTGAAGAAAAAGCACGTTGTCAATTCTGAGACACAAGATAATGGTGCACGCTTGGTGACTTTCGTTGAACCGAAGCACGTTATTTCAGAGCAATTCCGTACGTTGCGCACGAATATTGAATTTGCTGGTGCAGCTTTGGACAAGTTGCAAGTTGTGATGTTTACATCGGCTGAAATGTCAGATGGAAAGACGACGGTTTCATCTAACGTAGCGGTTACTTGGGCACAAGCTGGAAAAAATGTCCTTTATGTTGATGCAGATTTGCGTCGTCCAACGGCACATTCAACTTTTGATTTGTTGAACACACGCGGATTAACGACGATTTTGGCTAGCAATGCACAACCCAAAGATACAGTGCAAAAGACGTTTGTGGAGAACTTAGAAGTTTTGACTTCTGGACCGGTGCCACCTAATCCAGCAGAACTATTGAGTTCAGCACGTATGGCTTCTTTGGTTGAGTGGATGCGTAATAACTATGATGTCGTAGTCCTTGATGTCCCGCCAGTAATGGCTGTTACGGATGCTCATGTTTTAATGCCACTTGTTGATGGTGCGATTTTGGTTACGACATTTGGTAAAACACTTAAAGTTAACCTCCAACGTACTGTTGAAACGTTGCGTTTAACGGATACAAAAATTTTGGGAATTGTGCAGCGTGTTCGTGGTGGTAAAAATGATGCGGGTTATGGCTATGGCTACGGTTATGGCTATGGCTACGGTTATGGCTATGGCTACGGTTATGGTCATGTAGAATCAAATTAA
- a CDS encoding YveK family protein, whose protein sequence is MDNVINLGRLWLIVRRNWTFMLALGVIVGGVAFGVSKFVVHPQYSSSAALLVNRKQDGSQQGLQLGDQQADVQIINTYKDIITRPIILNTVVNNLTKPHKEQIQAAVPAQYETDAYGKQVQTAPAQPAKYKLVAAKYDDTDLTADSVAKMISISNQTNSQVFSVNVKSGDAKMSKDIANTIAEVFKDKVASIMSVSNVSIVSKAMTNSKPVAPNVKLITLAGFSLGVCAGFAWGFIKEVTDRTVKDLEFLTDELKLTNLGVIGYIGKIRDVKDVVAANEKKNTSNETRTSRLGQRI, encoded by the coding sequence ATGGATAACGTAATCAATCTTGGTCGACTATGGTTGATTGTTCGTCGTAACTGGACGTTTATGCTGGCACTTGGGGTGATTGTTGGCGGTGTTGCTTTCGGTGTGTCTAAGTTTGTGGTTCATCCACAGTATAGTTCATCAGCTGCGTTGCTTGTTAATCGCAAGCAAGATGGATCGCAACAAGGATTGCAACTTGGTGATCAACAAGCCGATGTGCAAATCATCAATACATATAAGGATATTATTACGCGGCCAATTATTTTGAACACGGTCGTCAATAATTTAACAAAGCCACACAAGGAACAAATTCAAGCGGCAGTACCAGCTCAATATGAGACCGATGCTTATGGTAAGCAGGTGCAAACTGCACCTGCTCAACCGGCTAAGTATAAGTTGGTAGCTGCCAAGTATGACGATACTGACTTAACAGCTGATTCAGTGGCTAAGATGATTAGTATTTCCAACCAGACAAATTCACAAGTGTTTTCAGTGAATGTTAAGTCGGGCGATGCCAAGATGTCTAAGGATATTGCGAATACAATTGCGGAAGTGTTCAAGGACAAAGTTGCTTCAATTATGTCTGTTTCAAACGTATCAATTGTTTCAAAAGCAATGACAAATTCAAAGCCCGTTGCACCAAATGTTAAGTTAATTACTTTAGCTGGATTTTCACTTGGTGTATGTGCTGGCTTTGCATGGGGCTTCATTAAGGAAGTAACTGATCGTACGGTTAAGGATTTGGAATTCCTAACGGATGAATTAAAACTGACTAATTTAGGTGTTATCGGATATATAGGTAAGATTCGCGATGTGAAGGATGTCGTTGCAGCTAATGAAAAGAAGAATACAAGCAATGAAACACGTACGTCACGTCTGGGTCAACGCATTTAA
- a CDS encoding IS110 family transposase yields MLLSIPGIADNTAVRLIRELGDIRRFEKRSPLNSFIGLDLTEIQSGDYVAQRHITKYGNPHA; encoded by the coding sequence ATTCTCTTAAGCATTCCTGGAATAGCTGACAATACCGCGGTTAGGCTAATCCGTGAACTCGGTGATATTCGACGGTTTGAAAAGCGTTCTCCGTTAAATAGTTTTATTGGACTTGATTTAACGGAGATTCAATCTGGTGATTACGTCGCACAGCGACACATCACCAAGTACGGTAACCCACATGCCTGA
- a CDS encoding transposase encodes MTLDAIGFQSLKSIIQSYGGPEVELEATGVYSRRLEKYLIDNSILYHILNPLVAKKRLDDGSRMRKNDVRDARGLAITEFTKEPVPYVPRFSDPLYRELSDMSRYYDQQTEDIKREKNRVHKLIQFSFPNFTDEIDVDKTSSLEVLRLFPHPDMIEGHTITEIMDSILGLGIRGIGQGRAQTLAERLWRATEFPIRRLNQHHS; translated from the coding sequence ATCACTCTCGATGCCATTGGGTTTCAAAGTTTAAAGTCAATTATCCAATCCTATGGTGGTCCGGAGGTCGAATTAGAGGCAACCGGCGTCTACTCACGTCGACTAGAGAAATATCTTATCGACAACAGCATTCTGTATCACATACTTAATCCCCTAGTAGCTAAGAAGCGTCTAGATGATGGATCCCGAATGCGCAAGAACGACGTTCGTGACGCACGAGGCCTTGCCATAACAGAATTCACCAAGGAACCAGTGCCTTACGTGCCCCGTTTCTCAGATCCCTTGTATCGTGAGCTGTCAGACATGAGTCGATATTACGACCAACAAACTGAAGATATAAAGCGCGAGAAAAACCGCGTTCATAAATTGATTCAGTTTTCATTTCCCAATTTCACAGATGAAATTGATGTGGATAAAACCTCAAGTCTAGAAGTTCTTCGTTTATTTCCACACCCAGATATGATTGAGGGGCATACGATAACAGAAATCATGGATAGCATTCTTGGATTAGGAATACGTGGTATTGGCCAAGGACGTGCACAAACACTGGCAGAAAGACTGTGGCGAGCCACGGAATTTCCTATCCGGCGATTGAATCAACATCATTCGTAG
- a CDS encoding MerR family transcriptional regulator, whose protein sequence is MPKKPVHNLDISAVFEDDPTTIPARKDILGEAINTLNEKVKENVDARDYLQWKIDNYDSHMIESENKL, encoded by the coding sequence GTGCCAAAAAAGCCTGTCCATAATCTTGACATCAGCGCCGTGTTCGAAGACGACCCGACTACCATTCCAGCCCGTAAAGACATTCTAGGCGAAGCAATTAATACGCTTAACGAAAAGGTAAAAGAAAATGTTGATGCCCGTGATTATTTACAGTGGAAAATTGACAACTATGATTCTCACATGATTGAATCCGAAAATAAATTATAG
- a CDS encoding DDE-type integrase/transposase/recombinase: protein MSLAERAVVGYDMTSDLTKRALQTAMHQIPKSILNAETSIILHSDNGSHFISEEYEDTVSFYGLKHSFRSPGHPEHNTIIENYHSFFKSEFFNPRRLSWSINAIIAGAHRYDYWWNTTRISTNTRPVAIPLAA from the coding sequence ATGAGTTTAGCGGAGCGCGCCGTCGTTGGCTATGATATGACATCTGATTTAACTAAACGAGCACTTCAAACAGCTATGCATCAAATTCCTAAATCGATTCTCAACGCCGAAACATCAATCATTTTGCACTCAGATAACGGTTCCCACTTCATCAGTGAGGAATACGAAGATACCGTCTCATTTTATGGCCTCAAGCACTCATTCAGATCACCAGGGCATCCCGAGCACAACACAATCATCGAAAACTATCACTCATTTTTCAAATCAGAATTCTTCAACCCACGTCGCTTAAGTTGGTCAATCAATGCGATTATTGCAGGAGCGCATCGCTATGACTACTGGTGGAACACCACCAGAATATCTACAAATACCCGTCCGGTAGCTATACCACTTGCTGCTTAA
- a CDS encoding transposase, with amino-acid sequence MTTRNYYSPEQKAAIAALHWDEKQTLSQISRENKISISAARRWVREYSPAVNDNGEKITKKTVSELEARIAELEQDNQILREAVTLMDKYSREQIKKSNRR; translated from the coding sequence ATGACTACACGAAATTATTATTCCCCTGAACAGAAGGCAGCTATCGCTGCCCTACATTGGGATGAAAAACAAACATTAAGCCAAATTTCACGTGAAAATAAAATCTCAATAAGCGCCGCTCGGCGCTGGGTCCGTGAGTATTCACCTGCGGTGAATGACAATGGCGAAAAAATTACCAAGAAAACAGTCTCTGAACTTGAAGCGAGAATTGCCGAACTCGAACAAGATAACCAAATTTTGCGTGAAGCAGTCACTTTAATGGACAAATACTCACGTGAACAGATAAAAAAATCCAACCGACGATGA
- a CDS encoding terminase large subunit domain-containing protein, translating into MRKYKELFEKYPDDPALTYAVDVLRGRIVAGEKIKRAAERHVSDLERIKDDAGFIYTYNADEAKKIVEFATLLKDVTSGEPFNPSPYQHFILAMIQGWRNPETQGMRFKNIFISMARTNGKTQLLSAYTLYNFLFGFPKVNRQLAVSSIDISHTKPLYKYMTYNWTQLQNGPFKKLAKMWGVEYNQNEMRIESQSTSMKRLSAQGSDSDGDHYTTGIVDEYHLFGQGERSLVLMLVSWSVFRTISCKMKPAGASFYYDYTKLLFP; encoded by the coding sequence ATGCGGAAGTATAAAGAATTATTTGAAAAATACCCAGACGATCCAGCGTTAACGTACGCAGTCGATGTCTTACGTGGTCGAATTGTTGCCGGTGAGAAAATTAAACGTGCAGCGGAACGTCACGTTTCAGACTTGGAACGCATTAAAGATGATGCTGGATTTATCTACACATATAACGCTGATGAGGCTAAGAAGATTGTTGAGTTTGCAACGTTGCTGAAAGATGTGACGTCAGGTGAACCTTTCAATCCTTCACCTTATCAGCATTTTATTTTGGCCATGATTCAAGGTTGGCGTAATCCCGAAACGCAAGGTATGCGGTTTAAGAATATCTTCATCAGCATGGCGCGAACGAATGGTAAGACACAATTGTTGTCAGCTTATACCTTGTACAATTTCCTGTTTGGATTTCCAAAGGTTAATCGACAACTAGCCGTTTCAAGTATTGATATTAGTCACACGAAACCACTGTATAAGTACATGACTTATAATTGGACGCAATTGCAAAATGGTCCGTTTAAGAAGTTGGCCAAAATGTGGGGCGTTGAATATAACCAAAATGAAATGCGTATTGAATCACAGTCGACATCAATGAAGCGCTTATCTGCTCAAGGTAGTGATTCCGATGGAGACCACTACACAACAGGTATTGTTGATGAGTATCATTTATTTGGCCAAGGTGAACGTAGTTTGGTGCTTATGCTAGTTTCATGGAGTGTTTTTAGAACCATTTCCTGTAAAATGAAACCAGCAGGAGCGTCTTTTTATTATGACTACACGAAATTATTATTCCCCTGA
- a CDS encoding phage terminase small subunit P27 family: MPRKAKLTSDESDRKDQRERTEKLHMTLESADKLSEIAPQHLTGEAKKMWETIVPFLNESGYVINADSSAVETLAMNYQMLREAYESVKSIGILYEAGEKYFKNPAVGIIDSATKVIKSVGSDSGLSPQSRATLIDMASSDDDDTKDWATHFGGE, encoded by the coding sequence GTGCCACGAAAAGCAAAGTTAACAAGCGATGAATCGGATCGTAAAGACCAACGTGAGCGCACAGAGAAGCTTCACATGACGTTGGAAAGTGCTGATAAGTTATCTGAGATTGCACCGCAACATTTGACTGGTGAGGCCAAGAAAATGTGGGAAACAATCGTGCCTTTCTTAAATGAATCAGGTTACGTCATTAATGCAGATAGTTCAGCAGTTGAGACATTGGCCATGAATTACCAGATGTTGCGTGAAGCATATGAGTCAGTGAAGTCCATTGGTATCTTGTATGAAGCAGGCGAAAAGTATTTTAAAAATCCTGCTGTTGGAATTATTGATTCAGCAACTAAGGTTATTAAATCGGTTGGGAGTGATTCAGGATTATCACCGCAAAGTCGAGCAACCTTAATTGATATGGCTAGTTCAGACGACGATGATACCAAAGATTGGGCAACTCATTTCGGGGGTGAATAA
- a CDS encoding phage/plasmid primase, P4 family: MAESLNEQELAELSAEQPIKVEKDKEQVLLEEFAKEAPVFGENAVYVFLKRKGRLNSRLLKNITTLVKAEANSVGVNNDPNLINTYHGVFNIDTRQLEPRGSRLFDHILPEYDPRASAPAFTTLLNNYNTPEYPNLSDDLLKLFGYQLFGNNRLKTFFIIHGDGDNAKSTLWNLMENALGSEESDGYATKLDSETFINKSSNFVVGLNSINNSRFLFSDEMKQGVELEGNLIKQLVAGEGSTVKFEAKGNKKQQSANVISPVVLLVNDVPSFKNADDATRNRIAIVEFTKKFVRNDPEAAKLIKQAKDERAGIFNMIVNAYDPDWQVPKRWLSDATNIVTAQADDEDEVYHLEQSLPLVIVETGDTQDRVRRGELHQALKAKYYLPKEVSFPNTRRLAILLPHNFNIGVDGNFYTKVELL; the protein is encoded by the coding sequence ATGGCGGAAAGTTTGAATGAGCAAGAGCTAGCAGAGTTATCGGCAGAGCAACCTATTAAGGTGGAAAAAGATAAGGAACAAGTTTTGCTAGAAGAATTTGCAAAGGAGGCGCCAGTATTTGGTGAAAATGCGGTGTATGTGTTCCTAAAGCGTAAAGGACGTTTGAACAGCCGTCTTTTGAAGAATATTACAACCTTGGTAAAGGCTGAAGCGAATAGCGTAGGGGTAAATAATGACCCGAATCTAATTAACACTTATCACGGGGTATTCAACATTGATACAAGACAATTGGAACCGCGTGGCAGTCGATTATTCGATCATATCCTGCCAGAGTACGACCCACGAGCAAGTGCACCAGCCTTTACAACGTTATTGAATAATTACAATACACCTGAATACCCTAATTTATCTGATGATTTGTTGAAGTTATTTGGGTATCAGCTTTTTGGAAATAATCGACTAAAGACTTTTTTTATTATTCATGGGGACGGTGACAATGCTAAAAGTACCCTGTGGAATCTGATGGAGAACGCCTTGGGGAGTGAGGAATCTGATGGTTATGCCACTAAGCTAGACAGTGAGACATTCATCAATAAAAGTAGCAACTTTGTAGTTGGCTTGAACTCGATTAACAACAGTCGATTCTTGTTTTCGGATGAGATGAAGCAAGGGGTAGAACTAGAAGGCAACCTGATAAAACAGTTAGTAGCTGGTGAAGGTTCAACTGTAAAATTTGAAGCAAAAGGTAACAAGAAGCAACAGAGTGCTAATGTCATTAGCCCCGTTGTATTGCTGGTAAATGATGTACCAAGTTTTAAAAATGCAGATGACGCCACCCGCAATCGAATTGCCATTGTGGAGTTCACGAAAAAATTTGTACGTAATGACCCAGAAGCGGCAAAGCTAATTAAGCAAGCAAAGGATGAACGTGCCGGTATATTCAATATGATTGTGAACGCTTATGATCCTGATTGGCAAGTACCTAAGCGTTGGCTATCTGATGCAACTAATATCGTAACCGCACAAGCTGATGATGAAGATGAGGTATACCACTTAGAACAGTCTTTGCCATTGGTTATCGTTGAAACGGGCGATACACAAGACCGGGTCCGACGTGGCGAATTACACCAAGCGTTGAAAGCAAAATACTATTTACCAAAAGAAGTTAGTTTTCCAAACACAAGACGGTTGGCTATCTTATTACCTCACAATTTTAATATTGGAGTTGATGGTAACTTTTACACGAAGGTAGAACTGCTTTGA
- a CDS encoding HTH domain-containing protein: MSEETLTEQLEQLVAMLPEGAEKPVSISEIATRLNTNKRTITAWVAFLINHKGVPIGSRRSAPSGYYLITSDEERNNAIAPLAAQALEELKRAEKLRSIDLHTWRNNFNDNKKSNHRRSVEHA, from the coding sequence ATGAGTGAAGAAACATTAACGGAACAGCTTGAGCAGTTGGTGGCAATGTTGCCAGAAGGCGCAGAGAAGCCCGTAAGTATCTCTGAAATTGCGACACGCCTAAATACCAACAAACGTACAATCACGGCATGGGTGGCGTTCCTGATTAACCATAAGGGTGTACCAATTGGTAGCCGACGCAGTGCGCCGAGTGGGTACTACCTGATTACCAGTGATGAAGAACGAAACAATGCGATTGCCCCACTCGCGGCCCAAGCATTGGAGGAGTTGAAGCGTGCTGAAAAGTTGCGGTCAATTGACTTGCATACGTGGCGTAATAATTTCAACGATAACAAAAAAAGCAACCACAGGCGTTCCGTTGAACACGCGTAG
- a CDS encoding Rha family transcriptional regulator, translating into MDELVMYGTPAEGVYTTSEIVAKYTGVSVEHVRHLTNKYHDELERFGVLVFENPKLGETGRPQKLWHYNEQQATLLITFMRNTPAVIEFKSDLVEAFYSQREELAHKTIALANIKPVNKSISEVVHDSWPDNPHMYSTIHNLALKVVTGKNAKQLKTTFDVTDAKEALNSTQLEHLERVKELMKQLILNGYSYQEIKATVLKERGVVNA; encoded by the coding sequence ATGGATGAATTGGTAATGTACGGCACACCAGCAGAAGGTGTTTATACAACAAGTGAAATTGTGGCGAAGTATACGGGTGTATCTGTTGAACACGTCCGACACCTAACTAACAAGTATCACGATGAATTAGAACGATTTGGAGTTTTGGTTTTTGAAAACCCAAAACTAGGAGAGACCGGAAGACCACAAAAGCTTTGGCACTATAACGAACAGCAAGCAACTTTGCTTATCACATTTATGCGTAATACACCGGCAGTCATTGAGTTTAAGAGCGATCTAGTGGAGGCGTTCTATTCACAACGTGAGGAACTAGCACATAAGACAATTGCCCTTGCCAACATTAAGCCAGTGAATAAATCCATTAGTGAAGTGGTCCATGATAGTTGGCCAGATAACCCGCATATGTATTCAACGATCCATAACTTAGCGTTAAAAGTTGTCACGGGCAAGAATGCAAAGCAACTCAAGACAACGTTTGATGTAACTGATGCAAAAGAGGCGTTGAACTCAACGCAGTTGGAACATTTGGAACGTGTTAAAGAGTTGATGAAGCAGCTTATTTTGAACGGGTACAGCTACCAAGAGATTAAGGCAACGGTATTAAAGGAACGAGGTGTGGTTAATGCTTAA